The following nucleotide sequence is from Brevinematia bacterium.
GAAGTTGAGAAGGAATAGGTATAGACCTGGTAGGAGGGGAGTATGAAGGTATACGATACTAAGGACATTGTCAATATTGCCGTGATTGGTGAACATAAGAGTGGTAAGACGTCTTTTCTTGACAGTGTCTTCTTCGTTGTGGGCAAATCCCCGGAAAAGGGGAGTGTGGATAAAGGAACGTCGGTTATGGATTTTGACCCTGAGGAAATAAAAAGAAAGATGACAATAAGGAGTAGTTATTCCTATGTTGAATACAAAGGTAAGAAAATAAACTTTATAGACACACCTGGGTTTATTGACTTCATAGGCGAGATGGAGATGGCTTTAGAGGTAGTGGAGAATATTGTTTTAGTTATTGACGCGGAAAGGGGTATAACCATAGAAACTGATAGAATATGGCATTCCGTTGATGAGCTTCATGTTGCTAAGTCTGTTGTGGTTAATAAGGTTGATACAATGACTTCAAAGTTTGAGGAAGTTGTTAGTAAGATTAAAGCTAAACTAGGTAAGCTAGCAGTGCCTATTGAGATACCGTTCTTTGAGGATAATAAATTCGTTGGGACTATAGATGTGATTCACAACTGTTTGATAGTTTATGAGGATAACGGGAGAAAGTATAAGAGACTTGATATTCCAAAAGAGTATGAAGAGGTTGTGAGTAAATATAGGGAAGAGATATTTGAGGATATATCAGACATAGATGAAGGTTTTATGGAAAAGTATTTATCTGGGGAAAAGCTTACGGAAGAGGAAATTGTGAGTGGCTTTAGGAATTGTGTGGCTAAGGGTAAGATTATACCCATATTTGCGGTGTCTTCCCTTACGAATGTGGGTGTATTGAACACTCTTGATTTAATTGTTGAGGAATTCCCATCACCTGATGTGCACAGAGAAATAACTGTCTTCAAAAACGGTGTAGAGGTGAAGGAGGATATCTCAACAGAGAACATTACTATTCTTAATCCTTTCAAGGTTAGAATTGACCCTTATACTGGAAGGATTGTATACTTTAAGGTATGGACTGGTGTTGTTAAGAGTGGTAATGAGTTTTATGTGTCCGAGACCTCTTCTACTGTGAAAATTCTTCATCCGTGTGTAGCTTTTGGGAAAACTCTTGAGGAAGTGGATGAGGTGAGAGCGGGAGATATATTTGTTGTTTCCAAACTTGAGGGGGTTAGGGTTGGACATACTCTGGTTTCCGATAAAGTGGATATTAGGATCAAGCACTTGGAGTTACCTACTCCTATCTTTTTCACTGCAGTATTGGGGAAGAATAGGGGTGATGAAGATA
It contains:
- the fusA gene encoding elongation factor G, encoding MKVYDTKDIVNIAVIGEHKSGKTSFLDSVFFVVGKSPEKGSVDKGTSVMDFDPEEIKRKMTIRSSYSYVEYKGKKINFIDTPGFIDFIGEMEMALEVVENIVLVIDAERGITIETDRIWHSVDELHVAKSVVVNKVDTMTSKFEEVVSKIKAKLGKLAVPIEIPFFEDNKFVGTIDVIHNCLIVYEDNGRKYKRLDIPKEYEEVVSKYREEIFEDISDIDEGFMEKYLSGEKLTEEEIVSGFRNCVAKGKIIPIFAVSSLTNVGVLNTLDLIVEEFPSPDVHREITVFKNGVEVKEDISTENITILNPFKVRIDPYTGRIVYFKVWTGVVKSGNEFYVSETSSTVKILHPCVAFGKTLEEVDEVRAGDIFVVSKLEGVRVGHTLVSDKVDIRIKHLELPTPIFFTAVLGKNRGDEDKLAELLGRFSEEDPSFIVKFNDFSKELEVHCQGENQFNIYTEILRERYKIDFTLDTPKIPYRETITKQVEAHYKHKKQTGGHGQYGEVFIRVEPIGRGKGFEFVDQIKGGHIPKQFIPSVEKGVLSAMEEGVLGRYPVVDVRVILYEGSYHEVDSSDISFQIAGWHAMKIALENGNPAILEPIMDVKIIVEESYMGSITEDLSSRRGRINNIDRKEDGTVIISAYVPMAEMIKYSSALSSITKGTGRFTMTLAYYDFLPEKSQKEVAELGRRIKEKIASHS